The genome window cttcttcttgttgttgttgttcttcttcttctgcaaccAAACCGGAGAAGTTCTCTCTCTCTGAATCCACCATCAGAGTCTCGCTCAAGTCCTCAGGTTCTTCtcatcccttcttcttcttcttctgcaaccAAACCGGagaagttctctctctctctctctctctctctctctctctctctctctctcagatctgCTCGCTCTTTCACAAACACCACTCCTCCTCGATCCTCTTCTTCACTAATCTCATGTTTGATTGTCTCGCAGCAACACCAAACCACTGTTCCTTCCACGACCGAGATCCAGTTGCGGTCAACGGTCGATGGCATATTTCAGAACTCATGGGAATCTGTAAGCACTCAGTTCCTTCTCAGAATAATATGAATCACTGTTTATTATGCTACAACAAGAATTTCTGCTTTTTTTTCCTTGAATTTCCTGacacatctttttctttttggatcCCCCAAACAAATTTACATATGCAAGAAATTAAACTTCTTGGGAAGATTTGCAACTTCTCAAGACTTGTTTAAGCCTCAAAATAAATTTTTGATAGGACAAAGACACATGTATTAGTTCTTCTTCTATTTGCTTGCTATAAACAACTTCCAACAATAGGTTTTATTCATTGTGTTGTCTTCTTCATGTTTACGGATGGAGACATGTATTTATTCATTGCGTTGTCTTCTTCATGTTTATCCCTCCCTTTAGGTCTTCTACTTCTTCGTTTCTCAAGAATCTGAGGATTTTGATTTTGTCTATCTTTGATTCAGGCAGAAAGAGGTGAAGTTGCAAGAGGTCACGGAACATGTAGCTATGAATCCAAGTTGAAGCAAATCCTACAGTTCGCCTTCATTGATATAATCATCAGCTTAATGGCAGTGTTTGCAGTTTTCATAGCACAGCGAGATCTGAAAGGCCATGCAAACGAATTGCACCTTCTCATCTGCGGCTTCCTCACCACCTGCAGTCTTCTCTGTGGGGTAACCCTAATGTTCTTCACCATCAATTTGCTAAGTCGCAAGAATCACAGTGTCCAAAGAGGCCAGCATATGACCACCGTTTTCCTCCTCGTCATTTCATGCGCTCTCCTCATCCTTACAGCAGCTGGTTTCTCAACTCTCCTCCATAAACGCTCCATGTTTCTGGCAGCCCTGCTTCCGGGATGTTTGCTTCTCGGCACCCTCTTCTACTTCATAGTCCACGCAGGGGATGACCATGATCAGAATTCCACAGGATATGGGAGCTATAAATCAGAGCTGAAACATTCGTTGGGTCTCTCATCCACTGTTGTCTCCCTTGCATTCAGTGGGCTGATAACTACTCTTATTGGGACCGCTAAAAGTCATTCGGATCAAGCCCTTACCATAAACACGAAGATCTGCATCTTTCAGATGTTCTTCGCCGCCATGTTCGGCCTTCTGTTGATGCTGCTCAGCTCAGTCCCACCAAGCTTCAAGCAGCAAAGCACCAGGGAGTTCCTTACCAAGGTCCTGAAAGCACTCAGCTACTCTCTGCTGGGCTCATTGGCACTCATAGCCGCTACGGCGGCTTCTGCTTTCCTTGACGTCTTCCTTGTACTGGTTCTCCTGCCGACGCCATTTCTTGGAGTCACTCTTTGGTTCTGCATAGAGTGGCACAGCACCCAGAAACAGCCGCACGGACCGCGCACTACTACCAACGTTGGTCATGATCTCAAGCTCAAACTCATTTCCAAGGTCGCTACTACCACGACATCGATCAGCTTCGGAGGTCTTATGGGCGCCTTCTCAGGATTTATCGGCAGAAAAGGCAGTGAATTGCAGCTCAAGCTCTGCGTGCTGGTGATGTTCTTCGCATTTCTATCCAGTTTCAGCGTGAAGCTGCTCACTTTCAGGACTCCAAAGCCAGGAACTCTGATGACAGTAATCAAAATCTTAAGCACTTGCTCCGTCTTGTTACTCCTATTCTTCGCCATTGTCGTCTTCTTCCTCGAGTTCTTGGGTGGCTAAACACCACGAAGAAGACTACTTACTAGCTGTCGGGGAAATAATGCATACGGCAGTGGGATTCCGTCATATCCTGAGAGATCAGATGGAATGTGACCTTTGCATTTGATTGCAGAGtaagttttttttacttttagaaCAAAGATAGAGAATTTGATTACAGCATCAGTTGTTGTCTTAATTGTCTTAATTGCTCTCTGTGTGCCCACATGACTTCCTGAGACTTGTCGGGTTCATAGAGATGTGGTCCATATGTATGAACTTTGGTTTGGCCGGCTCTGTAAAAATTCGATTTTAATTAAATATCTTCTATTATCTCTCTTTTTCCATATTCATCCTTTAgttcttttaatttttatattattattattatactgtCGATCAATGTCTGTAGCCTCCTTCACATCCTAAGCATTATCTTTTATTTGGAGATGGATTTCGAATAGTGTGTGCTCATGTTCTTCCTCTACCAACCTTTCATAATGTCTATTTTGTGTATCACATTAATATCTTTAGGCTTTTCATACCCTTCTCTTGCCACCTCTGTCCACTCGTTTCACTGGTCGCTTACAGTACATGCCCTAGAAAAAAAAGGCTTATACTCCAAAACTACATGGATTTTCCATCTTTCTACAATATTTACAAACAGATCGGTTCCATAGAATGTGTTCCTGATGAATATATGCATCGATAAAGCGTGAGATTGCAAGAATCTGATGGAAAATATGTTAGGTTTCTGATTGAAAGGTGCCTATTACGGTGGTATGTTTCAGAAAAATGGTTACTTCCTAGCAAAACCTGTGGATGACAGTGCTATCGAGATGGAAAGGCAGAAGCGAAAGCACAAGATGCTAACCTCGAAGTCCGGAAGAAGTCTATCGGAGCAGTTCATGTGGAAGATGGACGACAGTTCCCTCAGTATATCTGCAGAGAAGCAAGAAGATCAGCTGCTGTCCCAATGACTATCCTGCGAGCTGTACTAGTGAAATTATTTGCATAGAAGATCTGATTAGGGGAAATGAAACTCGAGCGAGGGAGTCTGACctgaaagatgatgatgatgacacagTGATGGTGCGAGCAGTTCTTTCCAGATCTAAGATGAGTTTTGAGT of Musa acuminata AAA Group cultivar baxijiao chromosome BXJ2-3, Cavendish_Baxijiao_AAA, whole genome shotgun sequence contains these proteins:
- the LOC135608120 gene encoding uncharacterized protein LOC135608120 isoform X3 encodes the protein MNPPSESRSSPQAERGEVARGHGTCSYESKLKQILQFAFIDIIISLMAVFAVFIAQRDLKGHANELHLLICGFLTTCSLLCGVTLMFFTINLLSRKNHSVQRGQHMTTVFLLVISCALLILTAAGFSTLLHKRSMFLAALLPGCLLLGTLFYFIVHAGDDHDQNSTGYGSYKSELKHSLGLSSTVVSLAFSGLITTLIGTAKSHSDQALTINTKICIFQMFFAAMFGLLLMLLSSVPPSFKQQSTREFLTKVLKALSYSLLGSLALIAATAASAFLDVFLVLVLLPTPFLGVTLWFCIEWHSTQKQPHGPRTTTNVGHDLKLKLISKVATTTTSISFGGLMGAFSGFIGRKGSELQLKLCVLVMFFAFLSSFSVKLLTFRTPKPGTLMTVIKILSTCSVLLLLFFAIVVFFLEFLGG
- the LOC135608120 gene encoding uncharacterized protein LOC135608120 isoform X4: MAVFAVFIAQRDLKGHANELHLLICGFLTTCSLLCGVTLMFFTINLLSRKNHSVQRGQHMTTVFLLVISCALLILTAAGFSTLLHKRSMFLAALLPGCLLLGTLFYFIVHAGDDHDQNSTGYGSYKSELKHSLGLSSTVVSLAFSGLITTLIGTAKSHSDQALTINTKICIFQMFFAAMFGLLLMLLSSVPPSFKQQSTREFLTKVLKALSYSLLGSLALIAATAASAFLDVFLVLVLLPTPFLGVTLWFCIEWHSTQKQPHGPRTTTNVGHDLKLKLISKVATTTTSISFGGLMGAFSGFIGRKGSELQLKLCVLVMFFAFLSSFSVKLLTFRTPKPGTLMTVIKILSTCSVLLLLFFAIVVFFLEFLGG
- the LOC135608120 gene encoding uncharacterized protein LOC135608120 isoform X2; protein product: MNPPSESRSSPQQHQTTVPSTTEIQLRSTVDGIFQNSWESAERGEVARGHGTCSYESKLKQILQFAFIDIIISLMAVFAVFIAQRDLKGHANELHLLICGFLTTCSLLCGVTLMFFTINLLSRKNHSVQRGQHMTTVFLLVISCALLILTAAGFSTLLHKRSMFLAALLPGCLLLGTLFYFIVHAGDDHDQNSTGYGSYKSELKHSLGLSSTVVSLAFSGLITTLIGTAKSHSDQALTINTKICIFQMFFAAMFGLLLMLLSSVPPSFKQQSTREFLTKVLKALSYSLLGSLALIAATAASAFLDVFLVLVLLPTPFLGVTLWFCIEWHSTQKQPHGPRTTTNVGHDLKLKLISKVATTTTSISFGGLMGAFSGFIGRKGSELQLKLCVLVMFFAFLSSFSVKLLTFRTPKPGTLMTVIKILSTCSVLLLLFFAIVVFFLEFLGG
- the LOC135608120 gene encoding uncharacterized protein LOC135608120 isoform X1 translates to MRGWSIVLWPKPLRGYKSEEQRTRRTRLHFAFSLSPTKKQHQTTVPSTTEIQLRSTVDGIFQNSWESAERGEVARGHGTCSYESKLKQILQFAFIDIIISLMAVFAVFIAQRDLKGHANELHLLICGFLTTCSLLCGVTLMFFTINLLSRKNHSVQRGQHMTTVFLLVISCALLILTAAGFSTLLHKRSMFLAALLPGCLLLGTLFYFIVHAGDDHDQNSTGYGSYKSELKHSLGLSSTVVSLAFSGLITTLIGTAKSHSDQALTINTKICIFQMFFAAMFGLLLMLLSSVPPSFKQQSTREFLTKVLKALSYSLLGSLALIAATAASAFLDVFLVLVLLPTPFLGVTLWFCIEWHSTQKQPHGPRTTTNVGHDLKLKLISKVATTTTSISFGGLMGAFSGFIGRKGSELQLKLCVLVMFFAFLSSFSVKLLTFRTPKPGTLMTVIKILSTCSVLLLLFFAIVVFFLEFLGG